Proteins co-encoded in one Marinobacter qingdaonensis genomic window:
- a CDS encoding TonB-dependent siderophore receptor, giving the protein MHPSRITQSVLTLAVSAAISQMAHANSNDPVALGELTVYGETYRNTATKTALDPQDTPQSISVLDRQALEMRDADSVAAALRYAPGVNTELRGGAVGRLDLFSIRGFINYQNFYDGLQLLYNDWNLQPQIDLLAVEQVEVFRGPTSTLYGAMPPGGMVNLIGKQPSTDSFNRVEIAGGSRDLKEASVESRGQLGDSDLSYSLVGLTRSRDGQAETSEEERHMIAPSVDWQVTEDTLVNVNVYYQKDPESGIYTTLPASGLFLANPNGKLPQDAFSGDANWNEFDKEVLLAGYKVNHNINDNWTFLQNFRYTDAEVFQTNTYGTGLAADGRTLSREAYLTDETTNGFTVDNQFSGRFQTGRARHNLLVGVDYLSLDSDVKYEDTSFGSGAPSIDLFNPNHYQITRDSIDITDTAYSSDFNIRKKQLGIYLQDQVEIDRLVLLGGVRWDDYTGEETGRQYGAQIDRKLEQDNVSTRAGVMYRAGNGFSPYLNYAESFEPQTGSDRNGNEFDPSEGEQYELGVKYQAPTGRTTANLALFQITKENVPTRDPNGGPYDKVQAGEVRSRGVELEAQAQPIDSLLMTLSYTYQDVEVTKDNSGLEGQTPVWVPEQLVSAWADYGFYEGPLNGLVAGLGVRYIGEAEYDAATNDGQVPDATLIDVAFRYSLGQLSHTLRGTELGLSVNNLTDERYYSCFDANNCWFGEERTVEASVSYTF; this is encoded by the coding sequence ATGCACCCATCCCGCATTACCCAGTCAGTGCTCACTCTGGCTGTGAGCGCCGCCATCAGCCAGATGGCCCACGCCAACAGCAACGACCCGGTCGCCCTGGGCGAACTCACGGTGTACGGCGAAACCTACCGCAACACCGCCACCAAGACCGCGCTGGATCCCCAAGATACGCCCCAGAGTATCTCGGTGCTGGACCGCCAGGCGCTGGAAATGCGCGATGCCGACTCGGTGGCCGCGGCCCTGCGCTACGCCCCGGGGGTGAACACCGAACTGCGCGGCGGCGCGGTCGGCCGCCTGGACCTGTTCAGCATCCGCGGCTTCATCAATTACCAGAACTTCTACGATGGCCTGCAGCTGCTGTACAACGACTGGAACCTGCAGCCGCAGATCGACCTGCTGGCCGTGGAGCAGGTCGAGGTCTTCCGGGGCCCCACCTCCACCCTGTATGGCGCCATGCCGCCGGGTGGCATGGTCAACCTGATCGGCAAGCAGCCGTCCACCGACAGCTTCAACCGGGTCGAGATCGCCGGTGGCTCCCGGGACCTGAAGGAAGCCTCGGTGGAAAGCCGCGGCCAGCTGGGCGACTCGGATCTGTCCTACAGCCTGGTGGGCCTGACCCGCAGCCGGGACGGCCAGGCCGAAACCTCCGAGGAGGAGCGCCACATGATCGCGCCCTCGGTCGACTGGCAGGTAACCGAAGACACCCTGGTGAACGTCAACGTCTATTACCAGAAAGACCCGGAGAGCGGCATCTACACCACCCTGCCCGCCTCCGGCCTGTTCCTGGCCAACCCCAACGGCAAGCTGCCCCAGGACGCCTTCTCCGGGGACGCCAACTGGAACGAGTTCGACAAGGAAGTGTTGCTGGCCGGCTACAAGGTCAACCACAACATCAACGACAACTGGACCTTCCTGCAGAACTTCCGCTACACCGACGCCGAGGTGTTCCAGACCAACACCTACGGCACCGGCCTGGCCGCCGACGGCCGGACCCTGAGCCGGGAGGCCTACCTGACCGACGAGACCACCAACGGCTTTACGGTGGATAACCAGTTCTCCGGTCGGTTCCAGACCGGTCGGGCCCGCCACAACCTGCTGGTGGGGGTGGATTACCTGAGCCTGGATTCCGACGTGAAGTACGAGGACACCTCGTTCGGCAGCGGCGCCCCGTCCATCGACCTGTTCAACCCGAATCACTATCAGATCACCCGGGACAGCATCGACATCACCGACACCGCCTACTCCTCGGACTTCAACATCCGGAAGAAGCAGCTCGGGATTTATCTGCAGGACCAGGTGGAGATCGACCGCTTGGTGCTGCTGGGCGGGGTCCGCTGGGACGACTACACCGGCGAGGAAACAGGCCGGCAGTACGGCGCCCAGATCGACCGCAAACTGGAACAGGACAACGTGTCCACCCGCGCCGGGGTCATGTACCGGGCCGGCAACGGTTTCTCCCCCTACCTCAACTACGCCGAGAGCTTTGAGCCGCAGACCGGATCCGACCGCAACGGCAACGAGTTCGACCCGTCCGAGGGCGAGCAGTACGAACTGGGCGTGAAGTACCAGGCCCCGACCGGCCGCACCACCGCCAACCTGGCGCTGTTCCAGATCACCAAGGAAAACGTGCCGACCCGGGATCCGAACGGCGGCCCCTATGACAAGGTCCAGGCCGGCGAGGTCCGCTCCCGGGGCGTGGAACTGGAAGCCCAGGCCCAGCCGATCGACAGCCTGCTGATGACCCTGAGCTACACCTATCAGGATGTGGAAGTGACGAAGGACAACTCCGGGCTGGAAGGCCAGACCCCGGTCTGGGTGCCGGAACAGCTGGTCTCGGCCTGGGCCGACTACGGCTTCTACGAGGGCCCGCTGAACGGCCTGGTGGCCGGTCTTGGGGTACGCTACATCGGCGAGGCGGAGTACGACGCCGCCACCAACGACGGCCAGGTGCCGGACGCCACCCTGATCGACGTCGCCTTCCGCTACAGCCTGGGGCAGCTGTCGCACACCCTGAGGGGCACGGAACTGGGCTTGTCGGTGAACAACCTCACCGACGAGCGCTACTACAGCTGCTTTGACGCCAATAACTGCTGGTTTGGCGAGGAGCGCACGGTGGAGGCATCGGTGTCTTACACCTTCTGA
- a CDS encoding AraC family transcriptional regulator, with translation MPRPDHQTQLVRIGEVLNYVHLNLDKPMAVARLASMAGWSRWQFNRVFADQAGQSLGQYVRELKLSLAAELLLFTDQRIIDIGLACGFGSDISFTRSFKQHFGCPPAQYRRRGLPCLLNTPLCLDPELLPPDHLKARIPRIRLDSKPAFTVAGQAGRVRGLFSARPDFDTKVPQLWKTLGQSPGTPGPRIGVLDLRHRSGSDFTYLAGYQTEAPSEALGPDRLQVPAQNYAVISFRGPITSLPDILKWFFTAWLPHAGCQALYGYDLEIYPPGFDPLAPEVAMEYWIPVTLNEPVIARHAPIG, from the coding sequence ATGCCCCGCCCCGACCACCAGACGCAGTTGGTACGCATTGGCGAGGTTCTGAACTACGTTCATCTCAACCTCGACAAACCCATGGCGGTCGCCCGCCTGGCCAGCATGGCCGGCTGGTCCCGGTGGCAGTTCAACCGGGTGTTCGCCGACCAGGCCGGACAATCGCTCGGCCAGTACGTGCGCGAACTGAAATTGAGCCTGGCGGCGGAACTACTGCTGTTCACCGACCAGCGCATCATCGACATCGGCCTGGCCTGCGGCTTCGGCTCGGACATCAGCTTCACCCGGAGTTTCAAGCAACATTTTGGCTGCCCGCCGGCGCAGTACCGACGCCGGGGCCTGCCCTGCCTGCTGAACACGCCGCTGTGCCTGGACCCGGAACTGCTGCCGCCGGATCACCTGAAAGCCCGGATACCGCGCATTCGCCTGGACTCGAAGCCAGCCTTCACGGTGGCCGGCCAGGCCGGACGGGTGCGTGGCCTGTTCTCGGCCCGACCGGATTTCGACACCAAGGTCCCCCAGCTGTGGAAAACCCTGGGCCAGAGCCCGGGCACACCGGGGCCGCGCATCGGGGTCCTGGACCTGCGCCACCGTTCCGGCTCCGACTTCACCTACCTGGCCGGGTACCAGACCGAGGCGCCCTCCGAGGCACTGGGACCGGACCGCCTGCAGGTGCCGGCGCAGAATTACGCGGTGATCTCGTTTCGAGGCCCGATCACCTCGCTGCCGGACATCCTCAAGTGGTTTTTCACCGCCTGGCTGCCCCACGCCGGCTGCCAGGCCCTCTACGGCTACGATCTGGAGATCTACCCACCGGGGTTCGATCCGCTAGCGCCGGAGGTGGCCATGGAGTACTGGATTCCGGTCACCCTCAACGAGCCAGTAATTGCCCGTCATGCACCAATCGGTTAA
- a CDS encoding MarR family winged helix-turn-helix transcriptional regulator has product MIVNESGGIPNRLFFRLFQTGNILQRQVQNEMGISAVQWAVLGALSREGFEQGTSFNQLKEYLYVSRQNLDGVLKRMERDGHVQRVPDPQDRRARLVILTDSGRAFWQTLQATIAEFYQQALQGMSFDDGVSLLHLLKKLQNDLNGVSLETPPK; this is encoded by the coding sequence ATGATCGTCAACGAATCCGGCGGCATTCCGAACCGGCTGTTTTTCCGGCTGTTCCAGACCGGCAACATCCTGCAGCGGCAGGTGCAGAATGAAATGGGCATCAGTGCCGTGCAGTGGGCGGTGCTGGGTGCCCTGTCCCGGGAAGGCTTCGAGCAGGGCACCTCGTTCAACCAGCTCAAGGAATACCTGTACGTGAGCCGGCAGAACCTCGACGGCGTGCTCAAGCGCATGGAACGGGACGGCCACGTGCAGCGGGTGCCCGATCCCCAGGACCGCCGGGCCCGATTGGTGATCCTGACCGACAGCGGTCGGGCCTTCTGGCAGACCCTGCAAGCCACCATCGCCGAGTTCTACCAGCAAGCCCTGCAGGGCATGAGCTTTGATGACGGGGTGAGCCTGTTGCACCTGCTGAAGAAACTGCAGAACGACCTGAACGGGGTGTCGCTCGAGACGCCCCCTAAATGA
- the aliB gene encoding cyclohexanecarboxyl-CoA dehydrogenase, producing MNFAFNEEQNAIREVVARFSAEVLAPGYRTRDQEGIIEKSVIRQLGEMGLLGGELPEAFGGSGMDCVTSGLIIEEIAKGDFNVGYIPLLASLNGQIIASHAEPELAKEWLHAMTTGQKVACIALTEPHGGSDAANLRLKAEKQGDVYVLNGEKTSISMADQADVAVVFARTGTVEQRASGISAFLVPMDSPGITTTRFEDNGQRAIGRGSIFFDNVEVPASHRMGDEGKGFKQVMQGFDYSRALIGLQCLAVAQQSLDETWQWLTERSAFGQHLSAFQGLTHPLAEYQTYVHAARLQCYHALWLKDNNLPHNAEAAMNKWWGPKLAFDVVKQCLLAHGHTGWGEDLPFAQRLRDVLGLQIGDGTAQIMKNIIAREYLPK from the coding sequence ATGAATTTCGCCTTCAACGAAGAACAAAACGCGATCCGCGAGGTTGTGGCTCGCTTCAGTGCCGAGGTGCTTGCACCCGGTTACCGCACGCGGGACCAGGAAGGGATCATCGAAAAATCGGTCATCCGCCAACTCGGCGAGATGGGCCTGCTCGGTGGCGAGCTGCCGGAAGCCTTCGGTGGCAGCGGCATGGACTGCGTCACCAGCGGCCTGATCATCGAGGAGATCGCCAAGGGCGATTTCAACGTTGGCTACATTCCCCTGCTGGCCTCCCTCAATGGCCAGATCATCGCCAGCCACGCCGAACCGGAGCTGGCGAAGGAGTGGCTGCACGCCATGACCACCGGCCAGAAGGTGGCCTGCATTGCCCTGACCGAGCCCCACGGCGGCTCCGACGCCGCCAATCTACGCCTGAAAGCCGAGAAACAGGGCGATGTCTACGTCCTGAACGGCGAGAAAACCTCCATCTCCATGGCCGATCAGGCGGACGTGGCCGTGGTCTTCGCCCGCACCGGCACGGTGGAACAGCGTGCCTCCGGCATCAGCGCGTTCCTGGTACCCATGGACAGCCCGGGCATCACCACCACCCGGTTCGAGGACAACGGCCAGCGCGCCATCGGCCGCGGCTCGATCTTTTTCGACAACGTCGAAGTGCCCGCCAGCCACCGCATGGGCGACGAGGGCAAGGGCTTCAAGCAGGTGATGCAGGGCTTCGACTACAGCCGCGCGCTGATCGGCCTGCAGTGCCTGGCGGTGGCCCAGCAGTCGCTCGATGAAACCTGGCAGTGGCTGACCGAGCGCAGCGCCTTCGGCCAGCACCTGTCTGCGTTCCAGGGCCTGACCCACCCGCTGGCGGAATACCAGACCTACGTTCATGCCGCCCGCCTGCAGTGCTACCATGCACTCTGGCTCAAGGATAACAATCTGCCCCACAACGCCGAAGCGGCCATGAACAAGTGGTGGGGCCCCAAACTCGCGTTCGACGTGGTCAAGCAATGCCTGCTGGCCCACGGCCACACCGGCTGGGGCGAAGACCTGCCGTTTGCCCAGCGCCTGCGCGATGTGCTCGGCCTGCAGATCGGTGACGGCACCGCGCAGATCATGAAGAACATCATCGCCCGCGAGTACTTACCCAAGTGA
- a CDS encoding enoyl-CoA hydratase-related protein, producing the protein MNYEDILYEENNGVATITINRPDRYNAFRGQTCMELLDAFNRAGWNKDIGVIVFTGAGDKAFCTGGDQGAHEGQYDGRGLIGLPVEELQRTIREVPKPVIARVNGFAIGGGHVLHVICDLSIASETAIFGQVGPKVGSVDPGFGTAYLARVVGEKRAREIWYLCRKYSAQQALEWGLVNAVVPPDQLDEEVQKWCEEILEKSPTALSIAKRSFNADSDNIAGIGALGMQALSLYYDTDESKEGVNAFKEKRKPDFRKFYK; encoded by the coding sequence ATGAATTACGAAGACATCTTGTACGAAGAGAACAACGGCGTCGCCACCATCACCATCAATCGGCCGGACCGTTACAACGCCTTCCGCGGCCAGACCTGCATGGAGCTGCTGGACGCCTTCAACCGCGCCGGCTGGAACAAGGACATCGGCGTGATCGTATTCACCGGCGCCGGTGACAAAGCCTTCTGCACCGGCGGTGACCAGGGCGCCCACGAAGGCCAGTACGACGGCCGCGGCCTGATCGGGCTGCCGGTGGAGGAGCTGCAGCGCACCATCCGCGAGGTCCCCAAGCCGGTGATCGCCCGGGTCAATGGCTTCGCCATCGGCGGCGGTCATGTCCTGCACGTGATCTGCGACCTGAGCATCGCCTCGGAAACCGCCATCTTCGGCCAGGTCGGCCCCAAGGTCGGCTCGGTGGATCCCGGTTTCGGCACCGCCTACCTGGCCCGGGTGGTGGGTGAGAAACGGGCCCGGGAAATCTGGTACCTGTGTCGCAAGTACTCGGCCCAGCAGGCGCTGGAGTGGGGCCTGGTGAACGCGGTGGTGCCGCCCGACCAGCTCGACGAGGAAGTGCAGAAGTGGTGTGAGGAAATCCTCGAGAAGAGCCCGACCGCGCTGTCCATCGCCAAGCGCTCATTCAACGCCGACAGCGATAACATTGCCGGCATTGGCGCCTTGGGTATGCAGGCCCTGAGCCTGTACTACGACACGGACGAGTCCAAAGAAGGCGTCAATGCCTTCAAGGAAAAGCGCAAGCCGGACTTCCGGAAATTCTACAAGTAA
- a CDS encoding SDR family NAD(P)-dependent oxidoreductase, translating into MKGLNETTVIVTGGGGGIGRAICRRFGEEGSRVAVLDRDPEAAAATVELILEAGGSARAYAADITDYNAIAETLAAIETDLGVPRVLVNNAGFDRFMPFLKTEPGLWQQLIAVNLTGALNMHHLVLPKMVAAGGGKVINIASDAARVGSSGESVYAACKAGLVGFSKTVARELATKNVCLNVVCPGPTDTALLKGVAETAPNPEKLLEAFRNAVPMKRLAQPEDYPGIVALLASDDANFITGQVISVSGGLTMAG; encoded by the coding sequence ATGAAAGGCCTTAACGAAACCACTGTGATTGTTACCGGCGGCGGCGGCGGCATCGGCCGCGCCATCTGCCGGCGCTTCGGCGAGGAAGGCAGCCGGGTCGCGGTCCTGGACCGGGATCCGGAGGCGGCCGCGGCCACGGTCGAACTGATCCTGGAGGCCGGCGGCAGCGCCCGGGCCTACGCCGCGGACATTACCGACTACAACGCCATCGCCGAGACCCTGGCGGCCATCGAGACCGACCTGGGTGTGCCCCGGGTGCTGGTTAACAACGCCGGCTTCGACCGCTTCATGCCGTTCCTGAAAACCGAGCCCGGCCTCTGGCAGCAGTTGATCGCCGTGAACCTGACCGGCGCCCTGAACATGCACCACCTGGTGCTGCCCAAGATGGTTGCCGCCGGCGGCGGCAAGGTCATCAACATCGCCTCCGACGCGGCCCGGGTCGGCTCCTCCGGGGAGTCGGTGTACGCCGCCTGCAAGGCCGGCCTGGTCGGCTTCAGCAAGACCGTGGCCCGGGAGCTGGCGACCAAGAACGTGTGCCTGAACGTGGTCTGCCCCGGCCCCACCGACACCGCCCTGCTCAAGGGCGTGGCCGAGACCGCGCCGAACCCGGAAAAACTGCTGGAAGCCTTCCGCAACGCCGTGCCCATGAAGCGGCTGGCGCAGCCGGAGGACTACCCGGGCATTGTCGCCCTGCTCGCCAGCGACGACGCCAACTTCATCACCGGCCAGGTCATCAGTGTGTCCGGCGGCCTGACCATGGCCGGCTAA
- a CDS encoding AMP-binding protein has translation METGTTISPERRAAMLESGAWNDRIITDYLDDAVAATPDRDAIVAYRVTDDAHTRLSYRELNQRVTRMAAGLAALGIEAGDVVACQLPNWWQTTALHLACMRIGAILNPLMPIFRERELRFMLHHNEAKLLVIPKVFRGFDYEAMLERLLPELPELATLLVIEGAGERSFEARLLEPAWEESTDTDRLFAERKPGPDAVIQILYTSGTTGEPKGVMHTSNTLFANVRPYAERLGLSGADRVLMASPLAHQTGFLYGIMMPVYLGTTAILQDIWDAEFVCRVIAAEQPAFTMAATPFLADLVKTAPRHEGELDSLRIFVSAGAPIPTAVVEQAGKVLKATIVSAWGMTENGAVTMTCPDDPAERASQSDGKALPWVEVRVADYQGQPLPAGEEGNLLMRGASLFVGYLKRPELYGVDAEGWFGTGDLARMDADGYIRITGRTKDVVIRGGENIPVVEVENLLYQLPGVADVALVGCPDERLGERLCAYVTLDEAATGLDLAQVTRYLTEQQLSKNYLPEYLEVIDAMPRTASGKIQKFKLREQAKAIRLEPAKRA, from the coding sequence ATGGAAACTGGCACCACCATCTCGCCGGAACGCCGCGCCGCCATGCTTGAGAGCGGCGCCTGGAACGACCGGATCATCACCGATTACCTGGACGACGCCGTCGCCGCCACCCCGGACCGGGACGCCATCGTGGCCTATCGGGTCACCGACGACGCCCACACCCGCCTCAGCTACCGCGAACTCAACCAGCGGGTTACCCGCATGGCCGCCGGCCTGGCTGCCCTCGGCATCGAGGCGGGCGACGTGGTGGCCTGCCAGTTGCCGAACTGGTGGCAGACCACCGCCCTGCACCTGGCCTGCATGCGCATCGGCGCCATCCTGAATCCGCTGATGCCGATTTTCCGGGAGCGGGAACTGCGCTTCATGCTGCACCACAACGAGGCCAAGCTGCTGGTGATTCCCAAGGTGTTCCGGGGCTTCGACTACGAGGCGATGCTGGAGCGTCTGCTGCCGGAACTGCCGGAGCTGGCCACCCTGCTGGTGATCGAGGGCGCCGGAGAGCGCAGCTTCGAGGCTCGGCTGCTGGAACCGGCCTGGGAAGAGTCCACCGACACCGACCGGCTGTTTGCCGAGCGCAAACCCGGCCCGGATGCGGTGATCCAGATCCTCTACACCTCCGGCACCACCGGTGAGCCCAAGGGGGTCATGCACACCTCCAACACCCTGTTCGCCAACGTCCGCCCCTACGCCGAGCGCCTGGGCCTGAGCGGCGCTGACCGGGTGCTGATGGCCTCGCCCCTGGCGCACCAGACCGGGTTCCTGTACGGCATCATGATGCCGGTGTACCTGGGTACCACCGCCATCCTGCAGGACATCTGGGACGCCGAGTTCGTGTGCCGGGTGATTGCCGCGGAGCAGCCCGCCTTCACCATGGCGGCGACCCCGTTCTTGGCCGACCTGGTCAAAACCGCACCTCGGCACGAGGGCGAGCTGGATTCCCTGCGCATCTTCGTGTCCGCCGGCGCGCCCATTCCCACCGCCGTGGTCGAACAGGCCGGCAAGGTGCTGAAGGCCACCATCGTGTCCGCCTGGGGCATGACCGAGAACGGCGCCGTCACCATGACTTGCCCGGACGACCCGGCCGAGCGCGCCAGCCAGTCCGACGGCAAGGCCCTGCCCTGGGTCGAGGTGCGCGTCGCCGATTACCAAGGCCAGCCACTGCCGGCGGGTGAGGAAGGCAATCTGCTGATGCGCGGTGCCAGCCTGTTCGTGGGCTATCTGAAGCGACCGGAACTCTACGGCGTGGATGCCGAGGGCTGGTTCGGTACCGGCGACCTCGCCCGCATGGACGCCGACGGTTACATCCGCATCACCGGGCGCACCAAGGACGTGGTGATTCGCGGCGGCGAGAACATCCCGGTGGTGGAGGTGGAAAACCTGCTCTACCAGCTGCCCGGAGTCGCCGACGTTGCCCTGGTGGGCTGCCCGGACGAGCGCCTGGGCGAGCGACTGTGCGCCTACGTCACCCTGGACGAGGCCGCCACCGGCCTGGACCTGGCGCAGGTCACCCGCTATCTGACCGAGCAGCAACTGTCCAAGAACTACCTGCCGGAGTACCTGGAGGTGATCGACGCCATGCCCCGCACCGCCTCCGGCAAGATCCAGAAGTTCAAGCTGCGGGAGCAGGCCAAGGCGATCCGGCTGGAACCGGCCAAGCGCGCCTGA
- a CDS encoding enoyl-CoA hydratase, translating to MNYSNILLEKQEPVALIRLNRPKVHNALNNALMSELSECLAALDADDTVRAIVITGNEKAFAAGADIAEMRSLDFSQAYREEFITANWEQVTRCRTPVIAAVAGVALGGGCELAMMCDLLIAAESARFGQPEVKLGILPGAGGSQRLTRAVGKAKAMDLCLTGRMMGAEEAERCGLVSRVVADEQLVEEALAVAREIAGYSAMATMINKEAVNQAFETTLQAGIDYERRLLWASFTTEDRQEGMGAFLEKRAPAWKHR from the coding sequence ATGAATTACAGCAATATATTGCTAGAGAAGCAGGAGCCAGTGGCGCTCATTCGACTGAACCGGCCGAAGGTCCATAACGCCCTGAACAACGCCCTGATGTCAGAATTGTCCGAGTGCCTGGCGGCACTGGATGCCGACGACACCGTGCGCGCCATCGTGATCACCGGCAACGAAAAAGCCTTCGCCGCCGGGGCCGACATCGCCGAGATGCGCTCGTTGGATTTCTCCCAGGCCTACCGTGAGGAATTCATCACCGCCAACTGGGAACAGGTGACCCGGTGCCGCACCCCGGTGATCGCCGCCGTGGCCGGGGTCGCCCTGGGCGGTGGCTGCGAACTGGCGATGATGTGCGACCTGCTGATTGCCGCCGAATCGGCCCGCTTCGGCCAGCCGGAAGTGAAATTGGGCATCCTGCCCGGTGCCGGTGGCAGCCAGCGGCTGACCCGGGCCGTGGGCAAGGCCAAGGCCATGGACCTGTGCCTGACCGGGCGGATGATGGGGGCCGAGGAAGCCGAGCGCTGCGGCCTGGTGAGTCGCGTGGTGGCGGACGAGCAGCTGGTAGAGGAAGCGCTGGCGGTGGCCCGGGAGATCGCCGGTTACTCGGCGATGGCGACCATGATCAACAAGGAGGCGGTGAACCAGGCGTTTGAAACCACCCTGCAGGCCGGCATCGACTACGAGCGCCGCCTGTTGTGGGCCAGTTTCACCACCGAGGATCGACAGGAAGGCATGGGCGCGTTCCTGGAGAAACGCGCGCCGGCGTGGAAACACCGGTGA
- a CDS encoding TonB-dependent siderophore receptor, translating to MSAVGFANPLTRAVRLALVAGITASSAPVLAQDATQDDAQELNALVVSATALKVETPLVETPRPASVVNREELSERNVQALDETFRYRAGVVSGHYGPDNDTDWFKVRGFDQATYQDGLRIYREGFYQWLPETYGLERVELLKGPASILYGEAPPGGVINAISKRPLDQAQGEVQVQAGTNEHRQVGIDSTGPLADSDTLSYRLVGLYRSAEGDIDFTENERYYIAPSLRWELSEDTSLTLLTSFQKDDAVPFNGFKLAYGTVQDTPFGKVEPATFYGEPDYDTNERTQSSIGYSFSHRLNGNWEFQQDTRYTELDLLLRSIYMSFQLGPREGARGLVYRDGELKSWTVDNRLVGTWFTDRTENTLLVGVDYQDLDTQGRELDNFAFSTVDIFDPQYGNFTPVTDADLTRRNITKEQTGLYLQNQLRLDDRWIFLAGARYDQADIVDRNQTAGSRQEADDDEISLSGGVMYLADNGLSPYLSYTESFQPIAGTDSNGNLYKPRSGEQIELGVKYAPDHLDGYVTAAVYNIEEKNSLVTSPSGFQVQEGVRETQGFELESVAYLTDQLELTAAYTYSDATTDNTSDDQPEQAANLIPRHSAALWLDYAFRSLAPGLKLGGGARYVGSTDDSFSGEEVPSYTVVDLMAQYRFLNHWEAQLNVNNLADREYVASCEFYCYYGEGRSVVGTLSYRW from the coding sequence ATGTCTGCCGTAGGCTTTGCGAATCCTCTCACCCGGGCCGTGCGCCTCGCGCTGGTCGCCGGGATTACCGCCAGCTCCGCCCCGGTTCTCGCCCAGGATGCGACCCAGGACGACGCCCAGGAACTGAATGCCCTGGTGGTTTCGGCCACCGCGCTCAAGGTCGAAACCCCGCTGGTGGAAACTCCGCGCCCGGCCTCGGTGGTCAACCGGGAGGAGCTGAGCGAACGCAATGTCCAGGCCCTGGACGAAACCTTCCGATACCGGGCCGGCGTGGTCTCGGGCCATTACGGACCGGACAACGACACCGACTGGTTCAAGGTCCGGGGCTTTGACCAGGCCACCTACCAGGACGGCCTGCGCATCTACCGCGAAGGCTTCTATCAATGGCTGCCGGAAACCTACGGCCTGGAGCGGGTCGAGTTGCTCAAGGGGCCGGCTTCCATCCTGTACGGCGAGGCGCCTCCGGGCGGCGTGATCAACGCCATCAGCAAACGCCCGCTGGACCAGGCCCAGGGCGAAGTCCAGGTCCAGGCCGGCACCAACGAGCACCGCCAGGTCGGGATCGACAGCACCGGCCCCCTGGCTGACAGCGACACCCTGAGTTACCGCCTCGTCGGCCTGTACCGCTCGGCCGAGGGGGACATCGATTTCACCGAGAACGAGCGTTACTACATTGCCCCAAGCCTGCGCTGGGAGCTGTCCGAGGACACCTCGCTGACCCTGCTGACCAGTTTCCAGAAGGACGACGCGGTGCCGTTCAACGGCTTCAAGCTGGCCTACGGCACGGTGCAGGACACCCCATTCGGCAAGGTCGAGCCCGCCACCTTCTACGGCGAGCCGGACTACGACACCAACGAGCGCACCCAGTCGTCCATCGGCTACAGCTTCTCCCACCGCCTCAACGGCAACTGGGAGTTCCAGCAGGACACCCGCTACACCGAGCTGGACCTGCTGCTGCGCAGCATCTACATGTCGTTCCAGCTGGGCCCGCGTGAGGGCGCCCGGGGCCTGGTGTACCGCGACGGCGAACTCAAGAGCTGGACCGTGGATAACCGCCTGGTCGGCACCTGGTTCACCGACCGCACCGAAAACACCCTGCTGGTGGGGGTCGACTACCAGGACCTGGACACCCAGGGCCGGGAACTGGACAACTTCGCCTTCTCCACGGTGGATATCTTCGACCCGCAGTACGGCAACTTTACCCCGGTGACCGACGCCGACCTGACCCGCCGCAACATCACCAAGGAGCAGACCGGCCTGTACCTGCAAAACCAGCTGCGCCTGGATGACCGCTGGATCTTCCTGGCCGGGGCCCGCTACGACCAGGCCGACATCGTGGACCGCAACCAGACCGCCGGCTCCCGCCAGGAGGCCGACGACGACGAGATTTCCCTGTCCGGTGGCGTGATGTACCTGGCCGACAACGGCCTGTCGCCGTACCTGTCCTACACCGAGTCGTTCCAGCCCATCGCCGGGACCGACAGCAACGGCAACCTGTACAAGCCCCGGTCCGGCGAGCAGATCGAGCTGGGCGTCAAGTACGCCCCGGACCACCTGGACGGCTATGTCACTGCCGCCGTCTACAACATTGAGGAGAAAAACTCCCTGGTGACCAGCCCGTCCGGCTTCCAGGTCCAGGAAGGCGTGCGTGAAACCCAGGGCTTCGAACTGGAGAGCGTGGCCTACCTGACCGACCAGCTCGAGCTGACCGCCGCCTACACCTACAGCGACGCCACCACCGACAACACCAGTGACGACCAGCCGGAGCAGGCCGCCAACCTGATTCCGCGCCATTCCGCGGCACTCTGGCTGGACTACGCGTTCCGGTCCCTGGCGCCCGGTCTGAAACTGGGCGGCGGCGCCCGCTACGTGGGCAGCACTGACGACAGCTTCTCCGGTGAGGAAGTGCCCTCCTACACCGTGGTCGACCTGATGGCCCAATACCGCTTCCTGAACCACTGGGAAGCGCAGCTGAACGTCAACAACCTGGCCGACCGCGAGTACGTCGCCAGCTGCGAGTTTTACTGCTACTACGGCGAAGGCCGCAGCGTGGTCGGCACCCTCAGCTACCGCTGGTAA